A genomic segment from Corynebacterium atypicum encodes:
- a CDS encoding site-specific DNA-methyltransferase translates to MLMKTMPIGELKPADYNPRKDLQPGDAEYEKLKRSLTEFGYVEPVIWNQTTGNIVGGHQRLKVLEDLGHEHVDVIVVELDETREKALNIALNKISGEWDESKLALLIADLDASDFDAELTGFDDAEIAQLIGSLDEGEVADDDFDLTAALEAAAFVERGDIWTVGRHRLVCGDATSADDVATLMDGKKANLVLTDPPYNVAFESGSGLSIKNDKMDGDKFYDLLLSAFTNMAAVCEKGASAYVFHADTEGLNFRKAFADAGFYLSGCCIWVKDSLVLSRSPYQWQHEPVLFGWVKTGKHRWYADRKQTTIWNFAKPRRNADHPTSKPLDLLAYPIGNSTQANAIVLDTFAGSGSTLMAAEATDRICYCMELDEKYASVILRRYADATGDAAGITCLRDGHQLAYLDVVKAVDRGTT, encoded by the coding sequence ATGCTCATGAAAACGATGCCGATAGGTGAGTTGAAGCCTGCTGATTACAATCCGCGTAAAGATCTTCAGCCTGGTGATGCTGAGTATGAGAAGCTCAAGCGATCCCTGACCGAGTTTGGCTACGTTGAACCCGTCATCTGGAACCAGACCACCGGCAACATTGTAGGTGGTCATCAGCGCTTGAAGGTGCTGGAAGACCTCGGCCACGAGCATGTGGACGTGATCGTTGTTGAGCTTGATGAGACCCGCGAGAAAGCACTCAACATTGCCTTGAACAAGATCAGTGGCGAGTGGGATGAATCCAAACTCGCCCTCCTCATCGCCGACCTCGATGCTTCGGATTTCGATGCTGAACTGACTGGCTTTGACGATGCTGAGATCGCGCAGCTTATCGGCTCATTGGATGAGGGCGAGGTGGCGGATGATGATTTCGACCTTACCGCCGCCCTGGAGGCCGCCGCGTTCGTGGAGCGTGGGGATATCTGGACGGTCGGCCGCCATCGACTCGTGTGCGGGGATGCCACCAGCGCCGACGATGTCGCCACGCTGATGGATGGCAAGAAAGCCAATCTTGTGCTCACCGATCCGCCCTATAACGTCGCCTTCGAATCAGGGTCGGGTTTGTCGATCAAGAACGACAAGATGGATGGCGATAAGTTCTACGACTTACTGCTATCGGCGTTTACGAACATGGCGGCGGTGTGTGAGAAGGGTGCGTCCGCTTATGTTTTCCACGCTGACACTGAAGGTCTCAACTTCCGTAAAGCGTTCGCTGATGCCGGTTTCTATCTGTCTGGGTGTTGCATCTGGGTGAAAGATTCCCTCGTCCTTAGCCGATCCCCGTATCAGTGGCAGCATGAGCCGGTGCTCTTTGGCTGGGTGAAGACGGGTAAGCATCGCTGGTATGCGGATCGTAAGCAGACGACGATCTGGAACTTCGCCAAGCCCCGCCGCAACGCCGACCACCCAACCAGCAAGCCACTGGACTTGTTGGCGTATCCGATTGGGAACTCCACGCAGGCCAATGCGATCGTGCTCGACACGTTCGCAGGCTCGGGCTCCACGCTCATGGCAGCTGAGGCAACCGACCGCATCTGCTATTGCATGGAGCTCGACGAAAAATACGCGAGCGTTATTCTGCGCCGCTATGCTGACGCCACCGGAGACGCCGCAGGCATCACGTGTCTCCGCGACGGCCACCAGCTCGCCTACCTGGATGTGGT
- the metK gene encoding methionine adenosyltransferase, translated as MSVTKTAEAVCIGHPDKLCDLIADTILDDLLYEDPSARVAVEVMASGRRIIVTGDITSKGRPRIRESVRYALAKAGYVPWKFLVFVWTRRQSPDINAGVSKSLEARFGDDTEFALQGAGDQGTVYGYATAETPQRLPLPLVLSHEICARLDQARKDGTITGIKSDGKAQVTVRYDAAGRPVAVETVVVSIQHDKTKDLDELASEVRTLIVASACKPYLPMSADTEILVNPSGLFTVGGPKADTGLTGRKLMVDSYGGLAPHGGGAFSGKDASKVDRSGAYMARLIAKTIVEARLAVECQVSLSYAIGKADPVAFSVDTLGTGEYADEVLAKAAAEVFPLRPGGIIDALNLRKPGFTRYSTYGHFGHPGLRWENSFAHIDALRKAVKKHAHENDADR; from the coding sequence ATGTCTGTCACGAAGACTGCTGAGGCCGTGTGTATCGGCCATCCCGATAAGCTCTGCGATCTGATCGCGGACACGATCCTTGATGACCTCCTTTATGAGGACCCATCCGCACGCGTTGCAGTAGAAGTGATGGCATCTGGCCGCAGGATCATTGTGACTGGCGATATTACGTCGAAGGGTCGTCCGCGTATTCGTGAGTCGGTGCGTTATGCGTTGGCGAAGGCGGGTTATGTGCCGTGGAAGTTCCTCGTTTTCGTCTGGACTCGCAGGCAGTCTCCAGACATCAACGCCGGAGTCTCCAAGTCCTTGGAGGCTCGTTTCGGTGATGATACCGAGTTCGCGCTCCAAGGAGCGGGTGATCAGGGCACTGTTTATGGTTATGCCACGGCCGAGACTCCGCAGCGTTTGCCGTTGCCGTTGGTGCTCTCACATGAGATTTGCGCCCGGCTCGACCAGGCACGCAAAGACGGCACCATCACTGGCATTAAGTCTGATGGTAAGGCGCAGGTGACAGTTCGTTACGACGCTGCTGGTAGGCCCGTGGCGGTTGAGACGGTGGTGGTGTCGATTCAGCACGATAAAACCAAGGATCTCGATGAGTTGGCGTCGGAGGTGAGAACCCTTATCGTTGCATCCGCGTGTAAGCCGTATCTGCCGATGAGCGCTGACACCGAGATTCTGGTGAATCCCTCGGGCTTGTTTACGGTGGGTGGGCCGAAGGCCGACACGGGTCTGACGGGTCGCAAGTTGATGGTTGATAGTTACGGTGGTCTTGCCCCACATGGTGGTGGTGCGTTCTCTGGTAAGGATGCCTCGAAGGTTGATCGTTCGGGTGCCTATATGGCGCGTCTGATCGCCAAGACTATCGTCGAGGCACGGTTGGCCGTCGAGTGCCAAGTGAGCCTGAGTTATGCGATTGGGAAGGCCGACCCGGTCGCCTTCAGTGTGGACACGCTTGGCACGGGCGAATACGCCGACGAGGTCCTCGCTAAGGCTGCAGCCGAGGTGTTTCCGCTACGCCCCGGTGGGATCATCGATGCTTTGAATCTTCGCAAGCCAGGATTCACGCGCTACTCAACTTATGGGCACTTCGGCCATCCCGGTCTGCGCTGGGAAAACTCGTTCGCTCACATTGATGCGCTGCGGAAGGCGGTGAAGAAGCATGCTCATGAAAACGATGCCGATAGGTGA
- a CDS encoding P27 family phage terminase small subunit: MAKDGTNRGGRRVRAGAKPDPLNEKLAKGLPATRLEDPLAEPFDFEGSDIGDGAVLAGETMPEPSDYLSDIQRDGKLLGADLVYRETWQWLDQRGCSQFVAPRLIESYAQAFARYVQCEQAISKFGLLGKHPTTGAAIASPFVAMSQSFGKQANVYWYEIYEIVRATCTTDYSGGAPGDDVMEQLLKARS, from the coding sequence ATGGCGAAAGACGGCACCAACCGTGGCGGACGCCGCGTGAGGGCTGGCGCGAAACCCGACCCGCTCAACGAGAAACTCGCTAAGGGTCTGCCTGCTACTCGCCTGGAGGATCCGCTGGCTGAGCCGTTCGATTTCGAAGGCTCTGATATTGGTGATGGTGCGGTGCTCGCTGGTGAGACGATGCCCGAGCCTTCCGATTACCTGTCGGATATTCAGCGCGATGGCAAACTCCTCGGTGCTGATTTGGTTTACCGCGAGACCTGGCAGTGGCTCGATCAGCGCGGCTGTTCGCAGTTCGTCGCACCACGTCTGATTGAGTCCTATGCGCAGGCGTTCGCGCGTTATGTGCAGTGCGAGCAGGCGATCTCCAAGTTCGGCCTGCTCGGCAAACACCCAACCACAGGCGCAGCTATCGCGTCCCCGTTCGTTGCCATGTCCCAGTCGTTCGGTAAGCAGGCGAATGTGTATTGGTACGAGATTTACGAGATTGTGCGCGCCACCTGCACCACCGACTACTCGGGCGGTGCGCCTGGTGATGATGTGATGGAGCAGCTGCTGAAAGCCCGCTCCTAA
- a CDS encoding HNH endonuclease, whose translation MPVKPASPCSHPGCPELTRERYCPEHAKAEDERYRKWQRDPKINRRYGARWRKIRAAYITAHPLCEDCLEQGKYTPVQEVHHVLPLEHGGTHNFDNLRSLCKPCHSRQTALDDDRWRQQPRVYTY comes from the coding sequence ATGCCGGTCAAACCAGCCTCCCCGTGCTCCCATCCTGGTTGCCCTGAGCTCACCCGTGAACGCTACTGCCCGGAGCATGCCAAGGCTGAGGACGAGCGGTACCGCAAGTGGCAGCGTGACCCGAAGATCAACCGGCGTTACGGTGCCCGGTGGCGGAAGATCCGCGCCGCCTACATCACCGCCCACCCGCTCTGCGAAGACTGCCTCGAACAAGGCAAGTACACGCCTGTCCAAGAGGTCCACCACGTTCTCCCGCTTGAGCACGGCGGCACCCACAACTTCGACAACCTCCGTTCGCTGTGCAAGCCCTGCCACTCGCGCCAGACCGCGCTTGATGATGATCGGTGGCGGCAACAACCTCGGGTCTACACCTACTGA
- a CDS encoding phage-associated protein → MHVMTKYLDTRKAAISALQDYAVMEQIIESTDEQIKAAYADAASPASPRMDGTPPSGNLHASENRIVASIERIDAYKARYLQARQYMDWFLPAWEVIAEDDRFILEGFFLSEGTQDEKVSMIADHFYVERDTVYRRKNRALDRFATALYGQL, encoded by the coding sequence ATGCATGTGATGACCAAATACCTCGACACCCGCAAAGCCGCCATCTCCGCCTTGCAGGATTATGCGGTGATGGAACAGATCATCGAGAGTACCGACGAGCAGATCAAGGCGGCTTACGCTGACGCGGCAAGCCCCGCATCCCCACGCATGGACGGCACACCACCATCAGGCAACCTCCACGCTTCGGAGAACAGGATCGTCGCGAGCATTGAGCGAATCGACGCCTACAAGGCTCGCTACCTACAGGCCCGCCAGTACATGGACTGGTTCTTGCCTGCGTGGGAAGTCATCGCTGAAGACGACCGCTTCATTCTCGAAGGCTTCTTCCTCAGCGAGGGGACACAAGATGAGAAGGTATCGATGATCGCCGATCACTTCTACGTCGAGCGTGACACGGTCTATCGGCGCAAGAACCGGGCCCTCGACAGGTTTGCCACCGCCTTGTACGGACAGCTCTAG
- a CDS encoding DEAD/DEAH box helicase, whose protein sequence is MHYTPHDYQQTATRFILDHPEAAILLGMGLGKSVITLTAIWELLLDYFSISRVLVVAPLRVARDTWPAEIRKWDHLDGLTVAVAVGTKADRLAALAKSAMVTIINRENIPWLIGQLGSAWPFDMVVIDELSSFKNHRAKRFTTLVKMRPHVKRWVGLTGTPASNGLMDIWAQFRLLDGGQRLGRFITRYRDKWFLPDKRNGMQVFTYKPRSGAEDEIYAAIGDMTLSMRTTDHLQLPSLTVTTTPVTLEPKERKVYDQLKADLVLDLDGATIDAANAAALSGKLLQLASGAIYTAGGQWAPVHDRKLDALEDLYEAANGSPLLVTYWFTHDRERITARFPQARELKTSADIEAWNRGEITLGLIHPASAGHGLNLQAGGHLLVWFSLTWSLELYQQTNARLYRQGQTEPVTITHLVAEGTLDETVLKALDAKDATQAALIDAVTAEITTTERTSSCM, encoded by the coding sequence ATGCACTACACGCCGCATGACTACCAGCAGACCGCCACCCGGTTCATCCTCGACCACCCAGAGGCTGCCATCCTCCTGGGCATGGGACTCGGCAAGAGTGTCATCACCCTGACGGCGATCTGGGAGCTGCTGCTCGACTACTTCAGCATCTCCCGCGTGCTGGTTGTCGCACCGCTTCGAGTAGCGCGAGACACCTGGCCCGCCGAAATTCGCAAGTGGGATCACCTTGACGGGCTCACCGTAGCCGTAGCTGTCGGAACCAAAGCCGACCGGCTGGCGGCGTTAGCCAAGTCTGCGATGGTGACCATCATCAATCGCGAAAACATCCCATGGCTCATCGGCCAACTCGGGAGCGCGTGGCCGTTCGACATGGTCGTCATCGACGAACTCTCCAGCTTCAAAAACCATCGCGCGAAACGGTTCACCACGCTGGTGAAAATGCGCCCACACGTCAAGCGCTGGGTCGGCCTGACCGGCACCCCCGCCAGCAACGGGCTGATGGATATCTGGGCGCAGTTCCGGCTCCTCGACGGAGGCCAACGCCTCGGCAGGTTCATCACCCGCTACCGCGACAAGTGGTTCCTGCCCGATAAACGCAACGGGATGCAGGTGTTCACCTATAAGCCGCGCAGCGGTGCTGAGGATGAGATCTATGCGGCGATCGGTGACATGACGTTGTCGATGCGCACCACCGACCACCTCCAACTCCCGTCCTTGACGGTCACGACCACGCCCGTCACGTTGGAGCCGAAAGAACGCAAGGTCTACGACCAACTCAAGGCAGACCTCGTCCTCGACCTTGATGGGGCGACAATCGATGCCGCGAACGCCGCCGCTTTGTCCGGAAAGCTACTCCAACTCGCGAGCGGCGCGATCTACACCGCAGGCGGTCAATGGGCTCCGGTTCATGATCGGAAGCTCGACGCTCTCGAAGACCTCTATGAGGCAGCCAACGGCAGCCCGTTATTGGTGACTTATTGGTTCACTCACGACCGCGAACGCATCACCGCCCGCTTCCCGCAGGCTCGCGAACTCAAAACAAGCGCGGATATCGAGGCATGGAACAGAGGCGAGATAACCCTCGGGCTGATCCACCCAGCATCGGCTGGCCACGGGCTGAACTTGCAGGCGGGTGGGCACCTACTGGTGTGGTTCTCGCTCACGTGGAGCCTGGAGCTTTACCAGCAGACCAACGCACGGCTGTATCGGCAAGGACAAACCGAACCTGTGACGATCACGCATCTTGTTGCGGAAGGGACGCTCGATGAAACCGTTCTCAAAGCTCTTGATGCGAAAGACGCTACTCAGGCTGCGTTGATTGACGCGGTCACAGCAGAAATCACAACCACTGAAAGGACAAGCTCATGCATGTGA
- a CDS encoding VRR-NUC domain-containing protein produces the protein MNEHVIETKLKNVVEASGGLCWKLVCPGTSGVPDRICLMNSRAVFVELKAPGKQPRPIQQHRMNQLRYQGFTALVVDSVDGIQEVLDALHAA, from the coding sequence ATGAACGAACACGTAATTGAAACGAAACTCAAGAACGTCGTTGAAGCCTCTGGCGGCTTGTGCTGGAAGCTCGTCTGCCCTGGAACCAGTGGCGTACCTGACCGGATATGCCTGATGAACAGCCGGGCCGTTTTCGTCGAGCTCAAAGCACCAGGCAAACAGCCACGCCCAATCCAACAGCATCGGATGAATCAACTCCGCTACCAAGGTTTCACCGCATTGGTTGTTGATTCGGTGGACGGCATCCAGGAGGTGCTTGATGCACTACACGCCGCATGA
- a CDS encoding phage/plasmid primase, P4 family, whose protein sequence is MTTPFTLCAANVSGVRNNNHYPNSHTVTDAASLSAVAGFDHVAATYVNDRRSTAAFMSSDCVVMDIDNDHTETHTEWITPEKLGELMSGVEFMTATSRNHMKAKGVVSARPRFHVYFPIHTITNADEYAGLKHRLASRFGFFDRNALDAGRFIYGTPNPQVTVHEGDQLLDAWLDDADEIDVFAAFDQSTLVIGEGSRNATLSRFAGRVLIRYGQTDQARDLFDRKANLCEPPLSEGELQTIWNSACRFASKVAADPGYLPPEAYEALAGLRPDDFSDVGQADTLAGEYANKIRYSLATKWLVYDHGVWDENDLSAQGVVQELTSRQLEEAQHLIATTWQAMVSTGADVVMASASSKARGLAKLNPAQVAAFKAWDESKNYHKFVLSRRLSRNITATLKEAGPILQVRIRDLDVDPYQLNTPAGTWDLRDSSSHEHNPADLLTKQTAVGPSDEGAQIWADALDVFFQGDPELIGYVQRIVGLAAIGQVFVEALVIAYGDGRNGKSTFWNTIARVLGTYSGTISADALTVGVRRNVKPELAEARGKRLLIAAETEEGMRLSTSNVKQLASTDQISAEKKFKDPFAFTPSHTLVLYTNHLPRVGAMDAGIWRRLIVIPFNAVIEGDTDVKNYADHLYEHAGGAILTWIMEGARLIHSEGYKLKAPPQVVQASQAYKEDNDWFSQFLEDSCDVEDGLAERAGDLYQTYRAWAQNTSGWARPMVDFNAAVEQAGFVRKKTKHGMYVYGLAIASEFGN, encoded by the coding sequence ATGACCACGCCCTTCACCCTGTGCGCCGCGAATGTGAGCGGCGTACGGAATAACAACCACTACCCGAACAGCCACACCGTCACGGACGCGGCGTCGCTGTCGGCAGTCGCGGGTTTCGATCACGTGGCAGCCACCTACGTGAATGACCGCCGCTCAACTGCAGCGTTCATGTCTTCGGATTGCGTGGTCATGGATATCGATAACGACCACACCGAAACCCACACCGAGTGGATCACGCCTGAGAAGCTCGGCGAGTTGATGTCTGGTGTGGAGTTCATGACCGCCACCTCCCGTAATCACATGAAGGCGAAGGGTGTGGTATCGGCGAGGCCGCGTTTCCACGTCTACTTCCCAATCCACACGATCACGAACGCGGACGAATACGCGGGATTGAAGCATCGCCTGGCATCGCGCTTTGGTTTCTTTGATCGCAATGCTCTGGATGCCGGTCGCTTCATCTACGGCACCCCTAACCCACAAGTTACGGTGCATGAGGGCGACCAGTTGCTCGATGCTTGGTTGGACGACGCTGATGAGATCGACGTGTTCGCCGCCTTTGATCAAAGCACTCTCGTGATTGGTGAAGGGTCACGCAACGCTACACTCTCACGTTTCGCAGGCAGGGTCCTCATCCGCTACGGGCAGACCGATCAAGCACGAGACCTGTTCGACCGCAAAGCCAACCTCTGCGAGCCACCGCTCAGCGAGGGAGAATTACAGACGATCTGGAATAGCGCGTGCAGGTTCGCTTCGAAGGTCGCTGCTGATCCAGGCTATCTGCCGCCAGAGGCTTATGAGGCGTTGGCGGGGCTTCGTCCGGATGATTTTTCCGATGTCGGTCAGGCAGACACATTGGCTGGCGAGTATGCGAACAAGATCCGCTACTCGCTGGCTACCAAGTGGCTTGTCTACGACCATGGCGTGTGGGATGAGAACGACCTGTCCGCACAAGGAGTGGTTCAAGAACTGACTTCTCGTCAACTTGAAGAAGCACAACACCTTATCGCCACAACATGGCAAGCCATGGTTTCTACCGGTGCTGACGTGGTGATGGCATCGGCTTCATCGAAAGCCCGCGGCCTAGCAAAACTCAACCCCGCCCAAGTCGCAGCATTCAAGGCGTGGGATGAATCCAAAAACTATCACAAGTTCGTTCTCTCCAGGCGTTTGTCACGCAATATCACGGCCACGTTGAAAGAAGCCGGGCCGATCTTGCAGGTGCGTATCCGTGACCTCGACGTCGACCCCTACCAGCTCAACACCCCGGCAGGTACCTGGGATCTACGCGACAGTAGTAGCCACGAGCACAACCCAGCCGATCTATTGACCAAGCAGACCGCTGTCGGCCCCAGCGATGAGGGTGCACAGATCTGGGCCGACGCGCTTGACGTGTTCTTCCAAGGAGATCCTGAGCTGATTGGTTACGTGCAGCGCATTGTGGGGTTGGCGGCGATCGGGCAAGTCTTCGTCGAAGCACTCGTCATCGCCTACGGGGACGGACGAAACGGCAAATCCACCTTCTGGAACACCATCGCCCGCGTGTTGGGGACGTATTCGGGCACGATCTCAGCAGATGCGCTCACTGTCGGGGTGCGTCGCAACGTCAAACCCGAACTTGCCGAAGCCAGAGGTAAACGGCTCTTGATCGCGGCTGAAACCGAAGAAGGCATGCGCCTATCAACCTCGAACGTCAAACAGCTTGCTTCGACCGATCAGATCTCGGCAGAGAAAAAGTTTAAGGATCCCTTCGCGTTCACTCCGTCCCACACGCTGGTCTTGTACACGAACCATTTGCCGCGTGTGGGAGCCATGGACGCAGGCATCTGGCGGCGTCTGATCGTCATCCCGTTCAACGCGGTCATCGAAGGCGATACGGATGTGAAGAACTACGCCGACCACCTCTACGAACACGCTGGCGGAGCAATCCTTACGTGGATTATGGAGGGCGCGCGCCTCATTCACAGTGAGGGCTACAAGCTCAAAGCCCCGCCTCAGGTGGTTCAAGCCTCACAGGCCTATAAGGAGGATAACGACTGGTTCTCGCAGTTCCTTGAGGACTCGTGCGACGTCGAGGATGGCTTAGCGGAGAGGGCTGGTGACCTCTATCAGACGTATCGGGCGTGGGCGCAAAACACCTCAGGATGGGCGCGCCCGATGGTCGACTTCAACGCTGCGGTCGAACAAGCCGGATTCGTGCGGAAAAAGACCAAGCACGGCATGTACGTCTACGGGCTCGCGATCGCATCCGAGTTCGGCAACTAG
- a CDS encoding DUF7768 domain-containing protein, with product MTVATLDIGFSKKNTEGYLDLTSYHALKKLQRELFGYRPLVYICSPYSGDTEANVELARQFCGFAVGAGKILFAPHLLFPQFMDDTDFDQRELAMFFNRVLLAKCEAFWAYVGHVSPGMRLEIGWARDLELPIKFFDSDFKEVTP from the coding sequence ATGACCGTCGCGACTCTTGATATTGGGTTTTCGAAGAAGAACACCGAAGGCTATCTGGACCTGACGAGCTACCACGCGCTCAAGAAGCTCCAGCGTGAACTGTTCGGTTACCGGCCCTTGGTTTATATCTGCTCGCCCTACTCGGGCGACACCGAGGCGAACGTGGAGCTGGCCCGTCAATTCTGTGGATTTGCAGTGGGCGCGGGCAAAATCCTATTCGCCCCACACCTGCTGTTCCCGCAGTTCATGGATGACACCGATTTTGATCAGCGGGAGCTGGCGATGTTTTTCAACCGTGTGCTGCTCGCCAAGTGCGAAGCCTTCTGGGCATATGTCGGACACGTCAGCCCTGGTATGCGCTTAGAGATCGGGTGGGCACGCGACCTCGAGTTGCCCATTAAGTTTTTCGATTCTGATTTCAAGGAGGTCACCCCATGA
- a CDS encoding phage antirepressor produces MGNQIQTFTNDVFGTIRTTTNDGQILFCGKDVATALGYQDATNAVKLHCKGVANYHPLETAGGIQQVRFIAEGDLYRLIISSKLPAAQKFEAWVFDEVLPTIRRHGMYAYDELLVDDEFLEHAIATLRAERAKRLAAEQALLEAAPKVSYYDVVLQSDSLLTTTAIAKDYGLSAKKLNRILRDAHVQFHQSGRWFLYAKYAEQGYTQSKTHEYGEGKTATHMYWTQKGRLFIYDLLKNQLGILPVIEREGQVQA; encoded by the coding sequence ATGGGAAACCAGATTCAAACATTCACCAACGACGTGTTCGGCACGATCCGAACCACCACCAATGATGGTCAGATCCTTTTCTGCGGCAAGGACGTCGCCACCGCGCTCGGCTACCAGGATGCGACGAACGCGGTGAAGCTGCACTGCAAGGGGGTGGCAAATTACCACCCCCTTGAGACCGCTGGTGGAATCCAGCAGGTTCGCTTCATTGCTGAAGGCGACCTCTACCGCCTCATCATCTCCTCCAAACTCCCGGCAGCGCAGAAGTTCGAAGCATGGGTGTTCGATGAAGTGCTACCGACGATTCGCCGCCACGGCATGTACGCATACGACGAACTCCTCGTTGACGATGAGTTCCTTGAGCATGCCATCGCCACGCTGCGTGCCGAGCGAGCCAAGCGCCTGGCCGCAGAGCAAGCGCTACTTGAAGCGGCACCGAAAGTCTCGTACTACGACGTTGTGTTGCAGTCCGATTCACTCCTGACGACGACGGCGATTGCGAAGGACTACGGACTTTCCGCGAAGAAGCTCAACCGCATTCTGCGTGATGCTCACGTGCAGTTCCATCAGTCTGGCCGCTGGTTCCTCTATGCCAAGTACGCCGAGCAGGGCTACACCCAGTCCAAGACCCACGAATACGGCGAAGGTAAAACCGCGACCCACATGTACTGGACCCAGAAGGGTCGCTTGTTCATCTACGACCTTTTGAAGAACCAGCTCGGCATTCTGCCGGTGATTGAGCGTGAAGGTCAGGTGCAAGCATGA